One Monomorium pharaonis isolate MP-MQ-018 chromosome 4, ASM1337386v2, whole genome shotgun sequence DNA segment encodes these proteins:
- the LOC105839316 gene encoding thyrotropin-releasing hormone receptor isoform X2, which yields MTENTTLDEFDDIIDNLIQSAERYYNPILVVLGLLGNCISIVWLVVAFTVERYIAVKWPLRRRFLCTVVRAKMTVMGLMALAILLNSPILFFSKLNKTNKNSTSCGLTDEYLKSWYPTFNIFDTILTFIVPLTMIVIFNTLIARNIYKLDNVRRTLTIESDVSNDRTYTSRDRMPQTKVTKMLLVVSTAFFCLNMPSVVTRILSLSFIFIYTQREILWLRRAQHISQLLFSTSFGINFILYCVSGQNFRREIVRMCGKRSSTERSGTLMQMTSHEKQCDRHLITRL from the exons ATGACTGAGAATACAACGTTAGATGAATTCGATGATATAATCGATAATTTGATTCAAAGTGCCGAACGGTATTATAACCCGATTCTCGTAGTCCTGGGTCTATTGGGCAACTGTATATCCAT CGTATGGCTTGTGGTAGCTTTCACCGTCGAACGATACATAGCAGTCAAGTGGCCACTTCGTCGGCGGTTCTTGTGCACGGTAGTTCGTGCGAAGATGACGGTGATGGGATTAATGGCATTAGCGATTCTGCTGAACAGCCCAATCCTCTTCTTTTCTAAACTTaacaaaactaataaaaattcaacgtcCTGCGGCTTGACAGATGAGTATTTGAAATCCTGGTATCCCACCTTTAACATCTTCGACACTATCCTAACATTCATCGTGCCCCTAACTATGATAGTGATCTTTAATACATTGATAGCGCGTAATATCTACAAGCTCGACAATGTTCGAAGAACCTTGACTATAGAATCTGATGTTTCCAACGACAGAACTTATACTTCACGAGACAGGATGCCACAGACTAAAGTTACAAAAATGCTTCTGGTCGTTTCGACCGCGTTCTTCTGTCTCAATATGCCTTCGGTCGTCACCAGGATACTGTCGCTgtcgtttatttttatctac ACTCAAAGGGAAATATTATGGCTCAGACGGGCACAACACATAtctcaattattattctcGACAAGTTTTGGAATAAACTTCATTCTTTATTGCGTAAGCGGACAAAATTTTCGCAGAGAAATAGTTCGCATGTGTGGGAAGCGTTCGAGTACTGAGAGAAGTGGAACTCTCATGCAGATGACGAGTCATGAAAAACAGTGTGATAGGCACTTAATTACACGATTATAA
- the LOC105839316 gene encoding thyrotropin-releasing hormone receptor isoform X1, protein MTENTTLDEFDDIIDNLIQSAERYYNPILVVLGLLGNCISMYVFLGTKLRYSSSSIYLGALAISDSGYLILGVFAPWLKWMTLDIFNRQGFCQFFMYLGYFCIFLSVWLVVAFTVERYIAVKWPLRRRFLCTVVRAKMTVMGLMALAILLNSPILFFSKLNKTNKNSTSCGLTDEYLKSWYPTFNIFDTILTFIVPLTMIVIFNTLIARNIYKLDNVRRTLTIESDVSNDRTYTSRDRMPQTKVTKMLLVVSTAFFCLNMPSVVTRILSLSFIFIYTQREILWLRRAQHISQLLFSTSFGINFILYCVSGQNFRREIVRMCGKRSSTERSGTLMQMTSHEKQCDRHLITRL, encoded by the exons ATGACTGAGAATACAACGTTAGATGAATTCGATGATATAATCGATAATTTGATTCAAAGTGCCGAACGGTATTATAACCCGATTCTCGTAGTCCTGGGTCTATTGGGCAACTGTATATCCATGTACGTGTTTCTCGGTACAAAACTGCGTTATTCCTCATCCAGCATTTACTTGGGAGCGCTAGCAATAAGTGACAGCGGTTATCTAATACTGGGAGTTTTCGCGCCCTGGCTAAAATGGATGACACTGGACATATTTAATCGGCAGGGCTTCTGTCAATTCTTCATGTATCTCGgctatttttgtattttcctTAGCGTATGGCTTGTGGTAGCTTTCACCGTCGAACGATACATAGCAGTCAAGTGGCCACTTCGTCGGCGGTTCTTGTGCACGGTAGTTCGTGCGAAGATGACGGTGATGGGATTAATGGCATTAGCGATTCTGCTGAACAGCCCAATCCTCTTCTTTTCTAAACTTaacaaaactaataaaaattcaacgtcCTGCGGCTTGACAGATGAGTATTTGAAATCCTGGTATCCCACCTTTAACATCTTCGACACTATCCTAACATTCATCGTGCCCCTAACTATGATAGTGATCTTTAATACATTGATAGCGCGTAATATCTACAAGCTCGACAATGTTCGAAGAACCTTGACTATAGAATCTGATGTTTCCAACGACAGAACTTATACTTCACGAGACAGGATGCCACAGACTAAAGTTACAAAAATGCTTCTGGTCGTTTCGACCGCGTTCTTCTGTCTCAATATGCCTTCGGTCGTCACCAGGATACTGTCGCTgtcgtttatttttatctac ACTCAAAGGGAAATATTATGGCTCAGACGGGCACAACACATAtctcaattattattctcGACAAGTTTTGGAATAAACTTCATTCTTTATTGCGTAAGCGGACAAAATTTTCGCAGAGAAATAGTTCGCATGTGTGGGAAGCGTTCGAGTACTGAGAGAAGTGGAACTCTCATGCAGATGACGAGTCATGAAAAACAGTGTGATAGGCACTTAATTACACGATTATAA